A section of the Falco peregrinus isolate bFalPer1 chromosome 3, bFalPer1.pri, whole genome shotgun sequence genome encodes:
- the GPLD1 gene encoding phosphatidylinositol-glycan-specific phospholipase D isoform X6 encodes MVADVSWHSLGIDQGFLKAMGEIDFHGSYSEAHNVGDFGGDVVSQFELDFSYLASNWYVPVKDLAAIYKEFYGKEIITESTITDCTYLLFLELYGERLAVSRLFSTYASKSPFLVEKFHEYFLGGVDDMAFWTNNIFELTSHMLESGTSGCFLPENPLFINCTSEHKVSYVRSKQSKHEHQKNATSLLTKTLEKNISFTERGVQFNMQPWATNSLRLLNRDFATNVWRALAATPWKSSKHISKPSASYFLTSPYARLGWAVTSADLDRDGYEDLVAGAPGYSTLGHVQLGRVYVIYGNQSGLPPEDMDLDERADQVLQGHQPSGRFGSALAILDFNVDGVPDLAVGAPSVGSQFLTYKGAVYVYFGTEGRGLASQPNVTITCQYSYCNLGWSLLAADVDRDGNADLVVGSPYAPGGGQQRGFVVAFYSYFNRSDRGLLSVQDANWMVTGEENYAWFGFSLGSCQLEDVTLLLIGSPTWKNCSSCNPFSSAVGQSVGKVYGYNPPSTKRWFAVTGDKAMGRTGLSLASGVMSVAGITRTVLVVGAPTADSLSRISFISSVLHQAGLALVYDLADSTKPSLLSTFSGDRRFSRFGGDVYLSDLDNDGLDEMIVTSPLRTNGITTVLFSGAAGRVYIYNGKQASTGNVTSHCKSWVSPCPEDWAQYVLISPEELSRFGSSVITVKSERKKEVVVAAERSSARARLGGRLFVYSL; translated from the exons ATGGTGGCAGACGTTAGCTGGCATAGCCTGGGCATCGACCAAGGATTTCTCAAGGCCATGGGAGAA attGATTTTCATGGTTCATACTCAGAAGCTCACAATGTTGGCGATTTTG GAGGAGATGTAGTGAGTCAGTTTGAGCTGGACTTCAGTTATCTGGCATCGAATTG GTATGTGCCAGTCAAAGACCTAGCAGCTATCTATAAGGAATTTTATGGAAAAGAGATCATAACTGAAAGCACAATTACTGACTGTACTTACCTGCTGTTTCTTGAACT GTATGGAGAAAGGCTTGCTGTTAGCAGG CTTTTTTCAACATATGCTAGTAAATCTCCGTTTCTGGTGGAGAAGTTCCACGAGTATTTCCTGGGAGGAGTGGACGACATGGCGTTCTGGACAAACAATATTTTTGAGCTGACGAGCCATATGCTGGAGAGTGGAACCAG TGGCTGCTTCCTGCCCGAGAACCCTCTGTTTATAAACTGCACAAGCGAGCACAAGGTCAGCTACGT CAGAAGCAAACAGTCAAAACACGAACATCAGAAAAATGCGACTTCTTTGCTTACAAAAACACTTGAAAAGAATATCAGTTTTACAGAGAGAGGAGTTCAGTTCAACATGCAACCTTGGGCAACA aattcCCTCCGCTTGCTAAACCGTGATTTTGCAACCAATGTCTGGAGAGCATTAGCAGCAACACCTTGGAAATCTTCTAAGCACATCTCCAAGCCATCAGCTTCATATTTTCTGACTTCACCCTACGCTAGACTTGGatg GGCAGTGACCTCAGCTGACCTGGACCGGGACGGGTACGAGGACCTGGTGGCTGGAGCGCCAGGGTACAGCACGCTGGGCCACGTTCAGCTAGGGCGGGTGTATGTCATCTACGGCAACCAGTCAGGTTTGCCGCCAGAGGACATGGATCTGGATGAGAGAGCTGACCAAGTGCTCCAGGGTCATCAG CCTTCAGGAAGATTTGGTTCTGCCTTGGCCATCCTGGACTTCAATGTGGATGGAGTGCCAGATCTGGCAGTTGGAGCCCCTTCTGTGGGATCTCAGTTTCTTACTTACAAA GGTGCTGTGTATGTCTATTTTGGCACTGAGGGAAGAGGCTTGGCATCTCAGCCAAACGTTACCATAACTTGTCAG TATTCCTACTGTAATCTTGGTTGGTCCCTCCTGGCAGCTGATGTTGATAGAGATGGAAATGCTGATCTGGTTGTGGGCTCTCCATACGCACCTGGTGGTGGGCAGCAGAGAGGATTTGTGGTTGCATTTTACTCTTATTTCAACAGGAGTGACCGAG GACTTTTGTCAGTACAGGATGCCAACTGGATGGTAACAGGGGAAGAAAACTATGCTTGGTTCGGATTTTCGcttggcagctgccagctggaggaCGTAACATTGCTGCTGATCGGTAGCCCTACATGGAAGAATTGTTCCAG CTGCAATCCCTTCTCATCGGCTGTGGGACAGAGCGTCGGGAAGGTGTATGGCTATAACCCCCCAAGCACAAAGCGCTGGTTTGCAGTGACTGGAGACAAG GCGATGGGCAGAACGGGTTTGTCTCTGGCCAGCGGTGTGATGTCTGTGGCTGGGATCACAAGGACAGTTTTGGTGGTGGGTGCCCCTACTGCAG ACAGCCTGTCCAGGATTTCATTTATATCCTCGGTGCTGCACCAGGCTGGCCTGGCTCTGGTGTACGACCTGGCAGACAGCACCAAGCCTTCTTTGCTCAGCACCTTCAGTGGGGACAGGAGGTTTTCTCGCTTTGGAGGAGATGTATACTTGAGTGACCTGGATAATGACGGACTAG ATGAAATGATTGTGACATCCCCGCTGCGAACGAACGGTATCACCACGGTACTGTTCAGCGGGGCGGCTGGCCGCGTTTATATCTACAACGGAAAGCAGGCATCCACCGGGAACGTGACAAGCCACTGCAAATCATGGGTATCTCCCTGTCCTGAAGACTGG gCCCAGTATGTCCTGATTTCTCCTGAG GAACTATCAAGATTTGGGAGTTCTGTTATCACTGTGAAATCGGAAAGAAAG AAGGAAGTTGTAGTGGCAGCAGAGAGAAGCTCGGCGAGAGCCCGGCTGGGCGGCCGGCTTTTCGTCTACTCGCTCTGA
- the GPLD1 gene encoding phosphatidylinositol-glycan-specific phospholipase D isoform X2: MAGLKIWSVLLVILCYCCQRCIPSGISTHVEIAHRALEFFTRREGNVNYRQLLLNHQDAFQAGSIYPDAFYPMICKRGIFHDVSEDTHWSPFLSASIHYIRRNYPQPWEEATEKLVAFLFGIASHMVADVSWHSLGIDQGFLKAMGEIDFHGSYSEAHNVGDFGGDVVSQFELDFSYLASNWYVPVKDLAAIYKEFYGKEIITESTITDCTYLLFLELYGERLAVSRLFSTYASKSPFLVEKFHEYFLGGVDDMAFWTNNIFELTSHMLESGTSGCFLPENPLFINCTSEHKVSYVSKQSKHEHQKNATSLLTKTLEKNISFTERGVQFNMQPWATNSLRLLNRDFATNVWRALAATPWKSSKHISKPSASYFLTSPYARLGWAVTSADLDRDGYEDLVAGAPGYSTLGHVQLGRVYVIYGNQSGLPPEDMDLDERADQVLQGHQPSGRFGSALAILDFNVDGVPDLAVGAPSVGSQFLTYKGAVYVYFGTEGRGLASQPNVTITCQYSYCNLGWSLLAADVDRDGNADLVVGSPYAPGGGQQRGFVVAFYSYFNRSDRGLLSVQDANWMVTGEENYAWFGFSLGSCQLEDVTLLLIGSPTWKNCSSCNPFSSAVGQSVGKVYGYNPPSTKRWFAVTGDKAMGRTGLSLASGVMSVAGITRTVLVVGAPTADSLSRISFISSVLHQAGLALVYDLADSTKPSLLSTFSGDRRFSRFGGDVYLSDLDNDGLDEMIVTSPLRTNGITTVLFSGAAGRVYIYNGKQASTGNVTSHCKSWVSPCPEDWAQYVLISPEELSRFGSSVITVKSERKKEVVVAAERSSARARLGGRLFVYSL, translated from the exons ATGGCTGGTTTGAAGATTTGGTCTGTTTTGCTGGTTATATTGTGCTATTGCTGTCAAAGATGTATCCCAAGTGGAATTTCAACACATGTTGAAATAG CACATAGAGCTCTGGAATTTTTCACTAGGCGTGAAGGGAATGTTAATTATAGACAG TTATTACTAAACCACCAAGATGCATTTCAGGCTGGGAGTATTTATCCTGATGCCTTTTATCCTATGATCTGCAAAAGAG GAATATTCCATGATGTGTCTGAAGATACTCACTGGTCACCATTTCTCAGCGCAAGTATTCACTACATCAGAAGGAATTACCCTCAGCCTTGGGAAGAA GCTACAGAGAAGCTGGTGGCTTTCCTGTTTGGAATTGCCTCACATATGGTGGCAGACGTTAGCTGGCATAGCCTGGGCATCGACCAAGGATTTCTCAAGGCCATGGGAGAA attGATTTTCATGGTTCATACTCAGAAGCTCACAATGTTGGCGATTTTG GAGGAGATGTAGTGAGTCAGTTTGAGCTGGACTTCAGTTATCTGGCATCGAATTG GTATGTGCCAGTCAAAGACCTAGCAGCTATCTATAAGGAATTTTATGGAAAAGAGATCATAACTGAAAGCACAATTACTGACTGTACTTACCTGCTGTTTCTTGAACT GTATGGAGAAAGGCTTGCTGTTAGCAGG CTTTTTTCAACATATGCTAGTAAATCTCCGTTTCTGGTGGAGAAGTTCCACGAGTATTTCCTGGGAGGAGTGGACGACATGGCGTTCTGGACAAACAATATTTTTGAGCTGACGAGCCATATGCTGGAGAGTGGAACCAG TGGCTGCTTCCTGCCCGAGAACCCTCTGTTTATAAACTGCACAAGCGAGCACAAGGTCAGCTACGT AAGCAAACAGTCAAAACACGAACATCAGAAAAATGCGACTTCTTTGCTTACAAAAACACTTGAAAAGAATATCAGTTTTACAGAGAGAGGAGTTCAGTTCAACATGCAACCTTGGGCAACA aattcCCTCCGCTTGCTAAACCGTGATTTTGCAACCAATGTCTGGAGAGCATTAGCAGCAACACCTTGGAAATCTTCTAAGCACATCTCCAAGCCATCAGCTTCATATTTTCTGACTTCACCCTACGCTAGACTTGGatg GGCAGTGACCTCAGCTGACCTGGACCGGGACGGGTACGAGGACCTGGTGGCTGGAGCGCCAGGGTACAGCACGCTGGGCCACGTTCAGCTAGGGCGGGTGTATGTCATCTACGGCAACCAGTCAGGTTTGCCGCCAGAGGACATGGATCTGGATGAGAGAGCTGACCAAGTGCTCCAGGGTCATCAG CCTTCAGGAAGATTTGGTTCTGCCTTGGCCATCCTGGACTTCAATGTGGATGGAGTGCCAGATCTGGCAGTTGGAGCCCCTTCTGTGGGATCTCAGTTTCTTACTTACAAA GGTGCTGTGTATGTCTATTTTGGCACTGAGGGAAGAGGCTTGGCATCTCAGCCAAACGTTACCATAACTTGTCAG TATTCCTACTGTAATCTTGGTTGGTCCCTCCTGGCAGCTGATGTTGATAGAGATGGAAATGCTGATCTGGTTGTGGGCTCTCCATACGCACCTGGTGGTGGGCAGCAGAGAGGATTTGTGGTTGCATTTTACTCTTATTTCAACAGGAGTGACCGAG GACTTTTGTCAGTACAGGATGCCAACTGGATGGTAACAGGGGAAGAAAACTATGCTTGGTTCGGATTTTCGcttggcagctgccagctggaggaCGTAACATTGCTGCTGATCGGTAGCCCTACATGGAAGAATTGTTCCAG CTGCAATCCCTTCTCATCGGCTGTGGGACAGAGCGTCGGGAAGGTGTATGGCTATAACCCCCCAAGCACAAAGCGCTGGTTTGCAGTGACTGGAGACAAG GCGATGGGCAGAACGGGTTTGTCTCTGGCCAGCGGTGTGATGTCTGTGGCTGGGATCACAAGGACAGTTTTGGTGGTGGGTGCCCCTACTGCAG ACAGCCTGTCCAGGATTTCATTTATATCCTCGGTGCTGCACCAGGCTGGCCTGGCTCTGGTGTACGACCTGGCAGACAGCACCAAGCCTTCTTTGCTCAGCACCTTCAGTGGGGACAGGAGGTTTTCTCGCTTTGGAGGAGATGTATACTTGAGTGACCTGGATAATGACGGACTAG ATGAAATGATTGTGACATCCCCGCTGCGAACGAACGGTATCACCACGGTACTGTTCAGCGGGGCGGCTGGCCGCGTTTATATCTACAACGGAAAGCAGGCATCCACCGGGAACGTGACAAGCCACTGCAAATCATGGGTATCTCCCTGTCCTGAAGACTGG gCCCAGTATGTCCTGATTTCTCCTGAG GAACTATCAAGATTTGGGAGTTCTGTTATCACTGTGAAATCGGAAAGAAAG AAGGAAGTTGTAGTGGCAGCAGAGAGAAGCTCGGCGAGAGCCCGGCTGGGCGGCCGGCTTTTCGTCTACTCGCTCTGA
- the GPLD1 gene encoding phosphatidylinositol-glycan-specific phospholipase D isoform X3 codes for MAGLKIWSVLLVILCYCCQRCIPSGISTHVEIAHRALEFFTRREGNVNYRQLLLNHQDAFQAGSIYPDAFYPMICKRGIFHDVSEDTHWSPFLSASIHYIRRNYPQPWEEATEKLVAFLFGIASHMVADVSWHSLGIDQGFLKAMGEIDFHGSYSEAHNVGDFGGDVVSQFELDFSYLASNWYVPVKDLAAIYKEFYGKEIITESTITDCTYLLFLELYGERLAVSRLFSTYASKSPFLVEKFHEYFLGGVDDMAFWTNNIFELTSHMLESGTSGCFLPENPLFINCTSEHKVSYVRSKQSKHEHQKNATSLLTKTLEKNISFTERGVQFNMQPWATNSLRLLNRDFATNVWRALAATPWKSSKHISKPSASYFLTSPYARLGWAVTSADLDRDGYEDLVAGAPGYSTLGHVQLGRVYVIYGNQSGLPPEDMDLDERADQVLQGHQGAVYVYFGTEGRGLASQPNVTITCQYSYCNLGWSLLAADVDRDGNADLVVGSPYAPGGGQQRGFVVAFYSYFNRSDRGLLSVQDANWMVTGEENYAWFGFSLGSCQLEDVTLLLIGSPTWKNCSSCNPFSSAVGQSVGKVYGYNPPSTKRWFAVTGDKAMGRTGLSLASGVMSVAGITRTVLVVGAPTADSLSRISFISSVLHQAGLALVYDLADSTKPSLLSTFSGDRRFSRFGGDVYLSDLDNDGLDEMIVTSPLRTNGITTVLFSGAAGRVYIYNGKQASTGNVTSHCKSWVSPCPEDWAQYVLISPEELSRFGSSVITVKSERKKEVVVAAERSSARARLGGRLFVYSL; via the exons ATGGCTGGTTTGAAGATTTGGTCTGTTTTGCTGGTTATATTGTGCTATTGCTGTCAAAGATGTATCCCAAGTGGAATTTCAACACATGTTGAAATAG CACATAGAGCTCTGGAATTTTTCACTAGGCGTGAAGGGAATGTTAATTATAGACAG TTATTACTAAACCACCAAGATGCATTTCAGGCTGGGAGTATTTATCCTGATGCCTTTTATCCTATGATCTGCAAAAGAG GAATATTCCATGATGTGTCTGAAGATACTCACTGGTCACCATTTCTCAGCGCAAGTATTCACTACATCAGAAGGAATTACCCTCAGCCTTGGGAAGAA GCTACAGAGAAGCTGGTGGCTTTCCTGTTTGGAATTGCCTCACATATGGTGGCAGACGTTAGCTGGCATAGCCTGGGCATCGACCAAGGATTTCTCAAGGCCATGGGAGAA attGATTTTCATGGTTCATACTCAGAAGCTCACAATGTTGGCGATTTTG GAGGAGATGTAGTGAGTCAGTTTGAGCTGGACTTCAGTTATCTGGCATCGAATTG GTATGTGCCAGTCAAAGACCTAGCAGCTATCTATAAGGAATTTTATGGAAAAGAGATCATAACTGAAAGCACAATTACTGACTGTACTTACCTGCTGTTTCTTGAACT GTATGGAGAAAGGCTTGCTGTTAGCAGG CTTTTTTCAACATATGCTAGTAAATCTCCGTTTCTGGTGGAGAAGTTCCACGAGTATTTCCTGGGAGGAGTGGACGACATGGCGTTCTGGACAAACAATATTTTTGAGCTGACGAGCCATATGCTGGAGAGTGGAACCAG TGGCTGCTTCCTGCCCGAGAACCCTCTGTTTATAAACTGCACAAGCGAGCACAAGGTCAGCTACGT CAGAAGCAAACAGTCAAAACACGAACATCAGAAAAATGCGACTTCTTTGCTTACAAAAACACTTGAAAAGAATATCAGTTTTACAGAGAGAGGAGTTCAGTTCAACATGCAACCTTGGGCAACA aattcCCTCCGCTTGCTAAACCGTGATTTTGCAACCAATGTCTGGAGAGCATTAGCAGCAACACCTTGGAAATCTTCTAAGCACATCTCCAAGCCATCAGCTTCATATTTTCTGACTTCACCCTACGCTAGACTTGGatg GGCAGTGACCTCAGCTGACCTGGACCGGGACGGGTACGAGGACCTGGTGGCTGGAGCGCCAGGGTACAGCACGCTGGGCCACGTTCAGCTAGGGCGGGTGTATGTCATCTACGGCAACCAGTCAGGTTTGCCGCCAGAGGACATGGATCTGGATGAGAGAGCTGACCAAGTGCTCCAGGGTCATCAG GGTGCTGTGTATGTCTATTTTGGCACTGAGGGAAGAGGCTTGGCATCTCAGCCAAACGTTACCATAACTTGTCAG TATTCCTACTGTAATCTTGGTTGGTCCCTCCTGGCAGCTGATGTTGATAGAGATGGAAATGCTGATCTGGTTGTGGGCTCTCCATACGCACCTGGTGGTGGGCAGCAGAGAGGATTTGTGGTTGCATTTTACTCTTATTTCAACAGGAGTGACCGAG GACTTTTGTCAGTACAGGATGCCAACTGGATGGTAACAGGGGAAGAAAACTATGCTTGGTTCGGATTTTCGcttggcagctgccagctggaggaCGTAACATTGCTGCTGATCGGTAGCCCTACATGGAAGAATTGTTCCAG CTGCAATCCCTTCTCATCGGCTGTGGGACAGAGCGTCGGGAAGGTGTATGGCTATAACCCCCCAAGCACAAAGCGCTGGTTTGCAGTGACTGGAGACAAG GCGATGGGCAGAACGGGTTTGTCTCTGGCCAGCGGTGTGATGTCTGTGGCTGGGATCACAAGGACAGTTTTGGTGGTGGGTGCCCCTACTGCAG ACAGCCTGTCCAGGATTTCATTTATATCCTCGGTGCTGCACCAGGCTGGCCTGGCTCTGGTGTACGACCTGGCAGACAGCACCAAGCCTTCTTTGCTCAGCACCTTCAGTGGGGACAGGAGGTTTTCTCGCTTTGGAGGAGATGTATACTTGAGTGACCTGGATAATGACGGACTAG ATGAAATGATTGTGACATCCCCGCTGCGAACGAACGGTATCACCACGGTACTGTTCAGCGGGGCGGCTGGCCGCGTTTATATCTACAACGGAAAGCAGGCATCCACCGGGAACGTGACAAGCCACTGCAAATCATGGGTATCTCCCTGTCCTGAAGACTGG gCCCAGTATGTCCTGATTTCTCCTGAG GAACTATCAAGATTTGGGAGTTCTGTTATCACTGTGAAATCGGAAAGAAAG AAGGAAGTTGTAGTGGCAGCAGAGAGAAGCTCGGCGAGAGCCCGGCTGGGCGGCCGGCTTTTCGTCTACTCGCTCTGA
- the GPLD1 gene encoding phosphatidylinositol-glycan-specific phospholipase D isoform X1: protein MAGLKIWSVLLVILCYCCQRCIPSGISTHVEIAHRALEFFTRREGNVNYRQLLLNHQDAFQAGSIYPDAFYPMICKRGIFHDVSEDTHWSPFLSASIHYIRRNYPQPWEEATEKLVAFLFGIASHMVADVSWHSLGIDQGFLKAMGEIDFHGSYSEAHNVGDFGGDVVSQFELDFSYLASNWYVPVKDLAAIYKEFYGKEIITESTITDCTYLLFLELYGERLAVSRLFSTYASKSPFLVEKFHEYFLGGVDDMAFWTNNIFELTSHMLESGTSGCFLPENPLFINCTSEHKVSYVRSKQSKHEHQKNATSLLTKTLEKNISFTERGVQFNMQPWATNSLRLLNRDFATNVWRALAATPWKSSKHISKPSASYFLTSPYARLGWAVTSADLDRDGYEDLVAGAPGYSTLGHVQLGRVYVIYGNQSGLPPEDMDLDERADQVLQGHQPSGRFGSALAILDFNVDGVPDLAVGAPSVGSQFLTYKGAVYVYFGTEGRGLASQPNVTITCQYSYCNLGWSLLAADVDRDGNADLVVGSPYAPGGGQQRGFVVAFYSYFNRSDRGLLSVQDANWMVTGEENYAWFGFSLGSCQLEDVTLLLIGSPTWKNCSSCNPFSSAVGQSVGKVYGYNPPSTKRWFAVTGDKAMGRTGLSLASGVMSVAGITRTVLVVGAPTADSLSRISFISSVLHQAGLALVYDLADSTKPSLLSTFSGDRRFSRFGGDVYLSDLDNDGLDEMIVTSPLRTNGITTVLFSGAAGRVYIYNGKQASTGNVTSHCKSWVSPCPEDWAQYVLISPEELSRFGSSVITVKSERKKEVVVAAERSSARARLGGRLFVYSL from the exons ATGGCTGGTTTGAAGATTTGGTCTGTTTTGCTGGTTATATTGTGCTATTGCTGTCAAAGATGTATCCCAAGTGGAATTTCAACACATGTTGAAATAG CACATAGAGCTCTGGAATTTTTCACTAGGCGTGAAGGGAATGTTAATTATAGACAG TTATTACTAAACCACCAAGATGCATTTCAGGCTGGGAGTATTTATCCTGATGCCTTTTATCCTATGATCTGCAAAAGAG GAATATTCCATGATGTGTCTGAAGATACTCACTGGTCACCATTTCTCAGCGCAAGTATTCACTACATCAGAAGGAATTACCCTCAGCCTTGGGAAGAA GCTACAGAGAAGCTGGTGGCTTTCCTGTTTGGAATTGCCTCACATATGGTGGCAGACGTTAGCTGGCATAGCCTGGGCATCGACCAAGGATTTCTCAAGGCCATGGGAGAA attGATTTTCATGGTTCATACTCAGAAGCTCACAATGTTGGCGATTTTG GAGGAGATGTAGTGAGTCAGTTTGAGCTGGACTTCAGTTATCTGGCATCGAATTG GTATGTGCCAGTCAAAGACCTAGCAGCTATCTATAAGGAATTTTATGGAAAAGAGATCATAACTGAAAGCACAATTACTGACTGTACTTACCTGCTGTTTCTTGAACT GTATGGAGAAAGGCTTGCTGTTAGCAGG CTTTTTTCAACATATGCTAGTAAATCTCCGTTTCTGGTGGAGAAGTTCCACGAGTATTTCCTGGGAGGAGTGGACGACATGGCGTTCTGGACAAACAATATTTTTGAGCTGACGAGCCATATGCTGGAGAGTGGAACCAG TGGCTGCTTCCTGCCCGAGAACCCTCTGTTTATAAACTGCACAAGCGAGCACAAGGTCAGCTACGT CAGAAGCAAACAGTCAAAACACGAACATCAGAAAAATGCGACTTCTTTGCTTACAAAAACACTTGAAAAGAATATCAGTTTTACAGAGAGAGGAGTTCAGTTCAACATGCAACCTTGGGCAACA aattcCCTCCGCTTGCTAAACCGTGATTTTGCAACCAATGTCTGGAGAGCATTAGCAGCAACACCTTGGAAATCTTCTAAGCACATCTCCAAGCCATCAGCTTCATATTTTCTGACTTCACCCTACGCTAGACTTGGatg GGCAGTGACCTCAGCTGACCTGGACCGGGACGGGTACGAGGACCTGGTGGCTGGAGCGCCAGGGTACAGCACGCTGGGCCACGTTCAGCTAGGGCGGGTGTATGTCATCTACGGCAACCAGTCAGGTTTGCCGCCAGAGGACATGGATCTGGATGAGAGAGCTGACCAAGTGCTCCAGGGTCATCAG CCTTCAGGAAGATTTGGTTCTGCCTTGGCCATCCTGGACTTCAATGTGGATGGAGTGCCAGATCTGGCAGTTGGAGCCCCTTCTGTGGGATCTCAGTTTCTTACTTACAAA GGTGCTGTGTATGTCTATTTTGGCACTGAGGGAAGAGGCTTGGCATCTCAGCCAAACGTTACCATAACTTGTCAG TATTCCTACTGTAATCTTGGTTGGTCCCTCCTGGCAGCTGATGTTGATAGAGATGGAAATGCTGATCTGGTTGTGGGCTCTCCATACGCACCTGGTGGTGGGCAGCAGAGAGGATTTGTGGTTGCATTTTACTCTTATTTCAACAGGAGTGACCGAG GACTTTTGTCAGTACAGGATGCCAACTGGATGGTAACAGGGGAAGAAAACTATGCTTGGTTCGGATTTTCGcttggcagctgccagctggaggaCGTAACATTGCTGCTGATCGGTAGCCCTACATGGAAGAATTGTTCCAG CTGCAATCCCTTCTCATCGGCTGTGGGACAGAGCGTCGGGAAGGTGTATGGCTATAACCCCCCAAGCACAAAGCGCTGGTTTGCAGTGACTGGAGACAAG GCGATGGGCAGAACGGGTTTGTCTCTGGCCAGCGGTGTGATGTCTGTGGCTGGGATCACAAGGACAGTTTTGGTGGTGGGTGCCCCTACTGCAG ACAGCCTGTCCAGGATTTCATTTATATCCTCGGTGCTGCACCAGGCTGGCCTGGCTCTGGTGTACGACCTGGCAGACAGCACCAAGCCTTCTTTGCTCAGCACCTTCAGTGGGGACAGGAGGTTTTCTCGCTTTGGAGGAGATGTATACTTGAGTGACCTGGATAATGACGGACTAG ATGAAATGATTGTGACATCCCCGCTGCGAACGAACGGTATCACCACGGTACTGTTCAGCGGGGCGGCTGGCCGCGTTTATATCTACAACGGAAAGCAGGCATCCACCGGGAACGTGACAAGCCACTGCAAATCATGGGTATCTCCCTGTCCTGAAGACTGG gCCCAGTATGTCCTGATTTCTCCTGAG GAACTATCAAGATTTGGGAGTTCTGTTATCACTGTGAAATCGGAAAGAAAG AAGGAAGTTGTAGTGGCAGCAGAGAGAAGCTCGGCGAGAGCCCGGCTGGGCGGCCGGCTTTTCGTCTACTCGCTCTGA